AATAGTAAATCGTTAGCCTTAAGTATAGCATAAATTACTGACTTGTCTCAAGAATTTATTCGCAAATTTATACAGAAAAAGCCGACTCCGGAAGGAATCGGCTTTGTTGTGATTTGCTAAGAGTCAGGACTCTTATTTGCAGCAGCAGCAAGCTACATCGTAAGCGGTGATTTCGTCAAAGGTGAACATCGGAACTTTAACTGTCTTGGTTTCAACTTTCTTGCAAACGAGAGGACGACGGAGAACCTTTTCGTATACCTGAGCAGCACCGTAGTATTTAACGGCCGGAGCAGATACTTGGCAACTCGGGACGTAGATGGGGAAGTAAGAAGCGGTGTTCGGGACATCGTCTTTCTTAGCGTTGTTCTTGTCTTCAGCCTTAGCAGCTTTGCCAGAAGCCTTAGCGGTGTAGTCGGCTAAGGAGCAAGCACGCAGGGTTACTTTGTATTGTTTAGCCAAATTATTGATCAGGTTGATCTTGGTGGTAGCTTTTTTCGCTTCAAGGTCAAGATCGGAATAGGCTCGGTCGGCACCTTCTCTTGTTGCATATGGCTCAATTCTTTTGACGACTTCGGTATAGTTTTTATGTGCAGTGTATGACAAAAGATCTGATATTTCTTTGTCGTTACCTTCAAAAAGTTGAAGGTTTGTCTTTTCTCCTTCAAACACAGCACCTAATAAAGTATCGGATTTTTTATGTGCCAGATAAGCATCAATGTTGAAGGTGTTGCTTTTTTTCGCTTCAGCCAAATCATCAAAATATTTTTTATTTAATTCCAATAATTCCTTCAATTTTTTGGCATCTTTAGCAAAGACTTTCCTGTCTCCTTGAGAAACATCGCCAACTGTATTATCCACTTCACTGAGACGTTTGTATGAAACGTTAATTGTTTCAATACCTTTAGCCAATTCAATAAACTTATCAGTTGCCAGAATTTGATTGTTGGCGGAATCGAGTTCAAATTGAGCCTTGCAACGTTCGTTGCCTAATTTTGCGATGATATTGGCATCTTTCACAACCGCGTTTAGAGCGTCGTCAAACTTCTTGAGCGATTCCTTGAATCCTTTTTCAAGAAGATCCATATAGAGAACGTTCTCATTGACCTCTTTTGTTCCGGTCAGCGTTTTGAAACCAGCATGTTCCAAGATATCCAGTTCGCCTTTATTCCAATCAAGAGCGAACACGCCGGAAGCAAGAACCATGGACATTGCCAAAACTGATGACAATACTTTAAAACCTTTGTTCATAATTACTCCTCCTAGGAAATATTGTTGTGAAATTTTCTTCACAATCAAAGGTTACCCCTGATTCAGAATGAACGCAATACATTTCTATGTTTTGCACGAGTTAATAGCATAAATCCGTTTTAAACGAGGCAAAACGAGACTCGCAGGAGGGGGGCAGGCGGTCATTTTGCTGAAAGTGGGATAGGGAAATTTATTCGCAAATTTATACAGAAAAAGCCGACTCCGGAAGGAATCGGCTTTGTTGTGATTTGCTAAGAGTCAGGACTCTTATTTGCAGCAGCAGCAAGCTACATCGTAAGCGGTGATTTCGTCAAAGGTGAACATCGGAACTTTAACTGTCTTGGTTTCAACTTTCTTGCAAACGAGAGGACGACGGAGAACCTTTTCGTATACCTGAGCAGCACCGTAGTATTTAACGGCCGGAGCAGATACTTGGCAACTCGGGACGTAGATGGGGAAGTAAGAAGCGGTGTTCGGGACATCGTCTTTCTTAGCGTTGTTCTTGTCTTCAGCCTTAGCAGCTTTGCCAGAAGCCTTAGCGGTGTAGTCGGCTAAGGAGCAAGCACGCAGGGTTACTTTGTATTGTTTAGCCAAATTATTGATCAGGTTGATCTTGGTGGTAGCTTTTTTCGCTTCAAGGTCAAGATCGGAATAGGCTCGGTCGGCACCTTCTCTTGTTGCATATGGCTCAACTTTTTTGACGACTTCGTCGTAAGTACCGTTGACTTTTCCTACAAGAGTTTCGATTGCTTCAACGTTATCTGAGAGTCTTTTTCCGTTAGAGTCTTTTTTAAAAAGATCAGCACCTAAGTATGCGTCGGTCTCAATATTTTTTAACCCATTAGGAATGGTATCTGCTTTTTTAATGGATTTCCAAATTTCTTTGTTTTCATCCAAAAGATCTTTCAATTTGTCAGCATCGACTTTGAAGAGTTTTTTGTTCACAAGGACTGTTTTCACGTCAAAGTTATCTTTTGCCTGGTTTAAGGCCTTGTACTTCGCGCCGTTGGCATCGTAGGATTTAAGCCCTTTAGCCAATTCAATAAACTTATCAGTTGCCAGAATTTGATTGTTGGCGGAATCGAGTTCAAATTGAGCCTTGCAACGTTCGTTGCCTAATTTTGCGATGATATCGGCATCTTTCTCAACCGCGTTTAGAGCGTCGTCATACTTCTTGAGCGATTCCTTGAATCCTTTTTCAAGAAGATTCATATAGAGAACGTTCTCATTGACCTCTTTTGTTTCGGTCAGCGTTTTGAAACCAGCATGTTCCAAGATATCCAGTTCGCCTTTATTCCAATCAAGAGCGAACACGCCGGAAGCAAGAACCATGGACATTGCCAAAACGGATGACAATACTTTAAAACCTTTGTTCATAATTACTCCTCCTAGGAAATATTGTTGTGAAATTTTCTTCACAATCAAAGGTTACCCTTGATTCAGAATGAACGCAATACATTTCTATGTTTTGCACGAGTTAATAGCGTAAATCCGTTTTAAACGAGGCAAAAACGAGAAATGAACCTTGCAAGGCGGTGGGATCAGGCGGTCGCTTCGCCGAAAGTGGTGATGATGTAGTTGGACTGGGCGATCACTTCGCCGAAACTGGCTTTGATGAGTTTGGCTAGGCTCTGCGGGTCAAGCTCCATTTGCAGGCCTGTTTTTCCGGTGTTGGCATTGGAGGTTGGAGGGAGATGGCGAGATCAGCTGGGCGCGGAGGCAAAGGCAAAGGCAGAGGCAGCTTGTTGCGAGTAGGGGGGAACAGGTATAATTATGCGTATCTTACGAGAATTTAGGCGTCGGATAGGAAGCCGCGTAAATATACCACGCAAATATATAGCCGGATAAGAAACCACGTAATTATATAAAAAGAGGTAAATTATGAACAAAGCAAAGATACGAGCCGTCATTTTTGATATGGACGGAGTGCTGGTAGATAGCGAAGTCGATTTTATTAAGCGATTACGGCGGGTATTGCAGAAACAGCGCATCGTGCCACCGGAGCAAATGTTAGTCGAAATGGTCGGAGCCGGGGAAAAATTGTTGAACGATATCTTGCAGCGGTATCTGCCACAAATAACGTGGTCAAAATTGGTGAAAGCTTTTTTGGCGGATTGCGTGACCTTTCCGCTAGATTATCCGGGGCTGCTGTTTGCTGATGTCAAGCCTTTTTTGGCATTCTTGCGCAGTAACGGGTACCGGGTTGGGCTGGCTTCGGCCTCGGAATTGCCAACGGTGCGCAAAGTTTTGGAGGATTGCGAGTTGGTAACATTTTTTGACACTATTTATAGTGGGACGGATGTGGTCAATTCTAAGCCGCATCCGGAGATTTATTTGAAAGCGGCGGCGGCAATGCAGGTGGAGCCGGCGGAATGTTTGATCGTGGAGGATTCGGAATATGGCATTCGCGCGGCGGTGGCGGCTGGCGCCGGGGTGGTCGCGGCGCGGCGAGATTGTCATTTTAATTTGGATCAAAGTGCGGCGGACATTATTTTTGATGATATGCGTGAGCTGGAGGCGGTGCTGGCCAAAGATAAGCAGGGGGATTAGGTGGTCACTTCGCCGAAACTGGCTTTGATGAGTTTGGCTAGGCTCTGCGGGTCAAGCTCCATTTGCAGGCCGATTTTTCCGGCACTGACGATGAAGGTCGGTAGGGAGCTGGCTGAGGCGTCAATGTAGGTGGTAAAGAGGGTTTTCATGCCCACTGGTGAACAGCCGCCGTGTACATAGCCGGTTAGTTTCAGCAAATCTTTGGACGGCAACATCGCGATGGATTTTTCGTCAGCTAAACGTGCCGCTTTTTTTAGGTCTAGCTCGGCTGCTCCCGGAATGACGAAGACGTAATGGGCCCCGGATTTACCGGCTGTAACCAAAGTTTTGTATATTTTGGCCGGCGGCTCGGCGATTGCGGTTGCCACTTCTACGGCGGAAAGTGCGGTTTTGCTGTCGAATGTGTGGATCGTGTAGGGGATTTTTGCGGTGTCAAGAGCGCGTAAGGCGTTTGTTTTGTTTATTTTCATATTATTTCCTCGTTATTTCTTCGTTGTAGTTTGGTAGCCATGGCTCCGGTGCTAGCATAGCAGATGAAGCTTTTGGCTTGGATTGCTTCGGTTGTTCGGCTGCTCAGTTGTGAGCGGTTACTGTATGGCCGGCCGGTGGCGGTTGAGGCATTATTTGCGGTGACGGGTGGCGTCATTTTCGGCACGCCGCGAGTTAAATATTACGCTATCTTTTTTTTTAGTCAAGCCTGTACTATAGGTAGTATAAGCTACCGCATCAATTTATAGCCGATTTTGGGAGCCTGAGAACCGGTACATAAGTCTTGAACTAAAAATCAAAGGTTGAATGGCTTATTTTCAAAAGGCGGTTATCCTTCTGTTTGTATTTTTTCAACACTTACAAAAAACGTTACGCGCTAGCAAAACCGGGTGAATTGCGCTCGGGGTTCTGGCGGTCGCACGCCTTGCCCCGAGTTTCGCATGCGTGGGTTTTCGGGCGTGGCTTTGGCGGTCGCACGCCCTGCCCCGAGTTTCGCGTGCGTGGGGTTTTGGGCATACAGCTCGTTTGAAAATGTAAACTACGTTTTGCGCAATTGCGCCGTTTAACTTAAAAGTAATATTTATGTAATACATTTGTTGATTTGTTAATTTAAATTTGATTTAAAATCAGTCTTGAGTAGATAGTCCGCGAAACGACTAACTTGCGGACGGAAGAAACACCGGTTTGACGACCAATTTGGATATCTAGCGTTTGGGCGCGGAAAGGAAATATGAAACAGTTTATACGGCAAACTGCAGCGGTACTTAGCTTGGTCTTGGTTTTGACTTCAGTTGATGTTACCGGAGCCTTAGCAGTGAGAGCGGAAGAAATAAAACAGAACACAGGCGTGCTTAATTTCAATGATTTGAGTTCTGGCACGGGCAACGGCGCGTCCGGCAGCGAAGAAACGGGCGGCAGGGAGCTGAATAAAGCTGTTACGGCGGCCCCGGGGCAAACTTCTGACGGAAAATCAAGTTCAGCTCGGTTGAAGCAGGATAGTGCGGCAAAATATGCGGCCGATTCGGCTAAAAACAACGGCACTGCGGCGCAGAATCGCACTGTCGGCAACAGCACCGCTAGCAGCACCGGCAACACTACCGGCAACACTATCGGCAACAGCACCGGAGGACAGGATCGTGCGACAGACCCCAACAGTAGCGCAAACAGTGATCTTGTCGCGATCACCAAAGATCCGCGCATTTCTGAAAAAGACAACCAAGACCCCAAAGAAACCGACCCGACAAAAATGTTAGAAATTGGCGAGCAACCGGATCCGGCGCCGAAAGCTCCAGGCTACTATATGAATGAAAATCTGCCTAAGCGAGCAAGATTTATCGGACCCGACCCGACAGAACAAACTGCTGCAGATGATCAGGTGCAGACCAATCTTAAGCCGGGCAACCTCTATTCTTACACCATGATTATGAATTTAGTTGGCAAAGAACAAGGAAAAGACGATAAATTAAACCCGTTCTACCAGCCCTATCAGATCACAGTAGGTGAAGACGAAAGTGCGTTAAAAGAAGCCGGCATAACCTACCAGCTGCCGGAAATGAACGGGTACAAATCTCCTAATAAGGCTGCTGGAGAAAGTGGCACAGCTTTGCAGAATACGACCGATGGCCACAAAACAATCACTTTTGATTATGACAATGTCAAAAAGTTGGCAGAAAAAGGTAAGGCGGAAGGGGACGAAAACGTCGGCCAACTGAAGAATTACGTCGAGAATTTCAACTACGAACCGCAACCGATAACATTTAAGGTCCAACACATGGTCCAAAGTCTGGCCAAGCAAGGTGAATTTGAGCTTTACAATGGGCAAGGTGGCGAATCAGAAATAAAGGCCACGGTTGGTGAAGTTTGTACGATTCCGCCCTTGGCTGCGCTCGAAGAAGGCTATGAAGAAGTAGAGAAAAATATGAAAGTCCTCGTACCGGACACGAAAGACTTTGTCGTGAACAAGTACTACATTCGCAAGCGTTCCAACGTGATTTACGATACAGCTGGCGGCAAACCGATTTCTTCCCGTCGCTTTGCGTTCGGCCAAACGATTCCATTGCCGAAAGACCCTCCGGTTAAAGACGGGTATGAGTTTTTAGGCTGGAAAGTCGGGTCAGATCTTGGCAGTTATAAGAAATATAAGAAGGACGATGTGATTGGCAAAGACGTGCAGCAACTGGACGGGGCTATGCCGGGGCACGAGGTAAAATTTATAGCAACGTGGAAGGGCAAGGAGAAGGCTCCGTACAAGGTGACGTATTGGCTTGAAAAAGCGGATTATAAAAAAGAGGACAAGGGAGATTTCGCTAAAACGCATGCTTTCTTGTACGAAGTGGACAAGCCGGAAGTGCCGATAACCACTGACTTGACAAGCACATTCAAAACCTTGGCAGATGAAGCGTTGGACATTGGTGATGAAAACAAGTTCCCATCTGAGGACTTGGGTACCGGTAACAGGAGAAAAGGTTTCCTCTACGATGCGAAAACGACGGAAAAACTTAACAACGATCTTAAAATCAAGAATCCTACGCCTGATGGCAAAACGAATGTGCAGATTGTCATTAAAAGGAAACGTTATACACTAATTTTTTGCAATAGTATAAACGGAGGGGTAAAGAAGTATACGTTTGCACCACGCTGGAGTGATAAGTGGGATGCGGAAGGTAACAGATTGCTGAGTTCGGACCCCAAGATACCTTTTGCCCCCCCATTGGTCAACCCGGAACCCGATAAGAATTTTGGAAAACCTCCGGAGGCAGGGTATGACAAGCCATATCAATTTGTCGCGCGTTTCGGGCAGGAAACAATCGGCCTCTGGCCTATTCCGTTGGTTAACTGTAAATTAGGCATAAATAAGGATTTTTTTGGTTGGTACGGTAATGGTCATGATCCTTACCTAGATACACCACCATATAAGTTTGACTCATTTATCACTGATAGCTATACATACAACAAGGTCGATACTTTTGGCCATATCGATGAAAACGTTGTTATCGATTTAAATAAAGTTGGAAATAATCAAGATGAGGGAAATAAGGAATATCCTGTTTTGAATTTTAACGCAACGGAAGGTGGAGGCCATGCAGTGCATGTTGAGTTTAAGACTCAGCCTGTAGATGGAGAAAGTTATGAGTGGAATTACCGCGGTTTACACTATTATAAGTTTGATACTCATTATGAAGACTATGGCTTTCCGGCTCCTTCACTTAAAGGATTCACCCCCATAGACTATACGGGGAACAAAAATGACCCTCGCTTTAAACAACATAATATTAGTAACGGTGATGTTCAAGGAGTTAAAAACTACCTAAAAGAGCAAGGTATGCCGGAAGACATCATTGAGTCAAGACTTGAAGAAGATAAGGACTACTGGCATGGCCGGGATGACACCGGCATACTTATTACAAAATATAATCGCAAGAAGTACAATCTTATCCTGCACAACGGCAAAGAAACAAAAGAACCTCAACTGCCTTATGAGTCCAACATCAGTGATTACTTGCAGAAGCTGCCAACTCCTTCCGCGGAAAAAGCAGGTTATCCCAAAACTTGGAAATTTGTCGGCTGGACGCTCGACCCGGGCAATAAAATCGACGTGCCCAAGACCGGTTTCACTATGCCCGACTACAATGTGCAAGTTTACGCCAAGTGGAAAGATCCCAATATCTATAACTTTACAATAGACTTAAACAAAGCAGCAGCTCCCGCGGCGAAGATGGACGATTTGCAACAGGCCGAAGTGACCAATGCCACCTTTGACAACGAGTTGTACAAAAAAGAAGACAACAGCCCGAAGGGCAGCTTTAAAGACCCCGATAAGAAAATGACGTTCTTCATCAAGTCCGGTTTTAAAGTCAATGAGCTGACACAGAAACCCACTTGCCCCGGCTACACTTTCCTCGGCTGGCGAGTGCTTCGCTACCAAATCGATCCGCAAACCGGCAAAGCCGACTTGACTAAGTTGATAACCCCTAAGCCAGGGGAACAGGTTGAGTACTTTGCTTTTGGCAATGTTATCGGCGAATCCTGTGTCGCTCAGGCAATGTGGATCAAAAATGAAGTCGCGCCGGTGCGCTATGAACACCATTTTTTCGACAAACAAGACAACGAATTGGGAGCCGAAGCTACTACTGATCAAACGAATAAAGACGGTATGAAAGGGTTTAAAGGTAAAGGCCTAGTCTACATCAATCCGAACGGGCGGCCTGACTCACAAATTGCCGGTATTGGCGAAAAGCAAGACGAAAACTGGGTGCTGATTGCTTCCCCCAAGACCTTGAAAAAAGTGAAAGCCCAAAGTGAAAATAAATATATTCAGAGTTTGATGGTGAAAAAATTTCCCGAAGGTCAAGATAATCCGAATGTATTCAAATTTTACTATCAGCCGTTCAAAAAACGCTTCTACTACAAGAAGTTTATTTGCGATAATGCCGTAAATGCCGATAACCCGGGCGTGCAGCCGAGCAGTTCGTTTGAAA
This is a stretch of genomic DNA from Mageeibacillus indolicus UPII9-5. It encodes these proteins:
- the ybaK gene encoding Cys-tRNA(Pro) deacylase, producing the protein MKINKTNALRALDTAKIPYTIHTFDSKTALSAVEVATAIAEPPAKIYKTLVTAGKSGAHYVFVIPGAAELDLKKAARLADEKSIAMLPSKDLLKLTGYVHGGCSPVGMKTLFTTYIDASASSLPTFIVSAGKIGLQMELDPQSLAKLIKASFGEVTT
- a CDS encoding InlB B-repeat-containing protein, with amino-acid sequence MKQFIRQTAAVLSLVLVLTSVDVTGALAVRAEEIKQNTGVLNFNDLSSGTGNGASGSEETGGRELNKAVTAAPGQTSDGKSSSARLKQDSAAKYAADSAKNNGTAAQNRTVGNSTASSTGNTTGNTIGNSTGGQDRATDPNSSANSDLVAITKDPRISEKDNQDPKETDPTKMLEIGEQPDPAPKAPGYYMNENLPKRARFIGPDPTEQTAADDQVQTNLKPGNLYSYTMIMNLVGKEQGKDDKLNPFYQPYQITVGEDESALKEAGITYQLPEMNGYKSPNKAAGESGTALQNTTDGHKTITFDYDNVKKLAEKGKAEGDENVGQLKNYVENFNYEPQPITFKVQHMVQSLAKQGEFELYNGQGGESEIKATVGEVCTIPPLAALEEGYEEVEKNMKVLVPDTKDFVVNKYYIRKRSNVIYDTAGGKPISSRRFAFGQTIPLPKDPPVKDGYEFLGWKVGSDLGSYKKYKKDDVIGKDVQQLDGAMPGHEVKFIATWKGKEKAPYKVTYWLEKADYKKEDKGDFAKTHAFLYEVDKPEVPITTDLTSTFKTLADEALDIGDENKFPSEDLGTGNRRKGFLYDAKTTEKLNNDLKIKNPTPDGKTNVQIVIKRKRYTLIFCNSINGGVKKYTFAPRWSDKWDAEGNRLLSSDPKIPFAPPLVNPEPDKNFGKPPEAGYDKPYQFVARFGQETIGLWPIPLVNCKLGINKDFFGWYGNGHDPYLDTPPYKFDSFITDSYTYNKVDTFGHIDENVVIDLNKVGNNQDEGNKEYPVLNFNATEGGGHAVHVEFKTQPVDGESYEWNYRGLHYYKFDTHYEDYGFPAPSLKGFTPIDYTGNKNDPRFKQHNISNGDVQGVKNYLKEQGMPEDIIESRLEEDKDYWHGRDDTGILITKYNRKKYNLILHNGKETKEPQLPYESNISDYLQKLPTPSAEKAGYPKTWKFVGWTLDPGNKIDVPKTGFTMPDYNVQVYAKWKDPNIYNFTIDLNKAAAPAAKMDDLQQAEVTNATFDNELYKKEDNSPKGSFKDPDKKMTFFIKSGFKVNELTQKPTCPGYTFLGWRVLRYQIDPQTGKADLTKLITPKPGEQVEYFAFGNVIGESCVAQAMWIKNEVAPVRYEHHFFDKQDNELGAEATTDQTNKDGMKGFKGKGLVYINPNGRPDSQIAGIGEKQDENWVLIASPKTLKKVKAQSENKYIQSLMVKKFPEGQDNPNVFKFYYQPFKKRFYYKKFICDNAVNADNPGVQPSSSFEIMDPDKVKNNNHDFDTCNFKKIPGFLLAKEEKKQKSVKFTLNKETGDIEKINGKAIKPNDPQAKIGVEFHYTDARVLLRNSDAENIKTPKGYHRVVIDLAKTKMEFAYDYVGSHNKEGKANVKENRSKYVVDVADGYKDENIPIPDVVPVRELPVHKIWLDQNGLNIYSGELYEDPGKAEEDLEADLDEAVVKKPVKPALPIMKPAAATITLSPVDDYTDANGNKVRDTEVKMSADDLKLKDEQNNVLKQPYWEKKAYLPIGTPLFVERLGDPQNSPTGPTPRTLKLADFASCKKDDKSGDVAAENQKLPAGEQWRAKPYLKRSLEFDAKQPWNEAEFERLRKLDGRKHEFFKYNASEKNATRQTDGREVGVFVEHEVSLRDKNGAEVKRLKLFDVDVVGSKAAEGDTQNSIDDMKQLVVVNAEVPTIDVEVQKSWYDYEGKSLDFNTLSVGSAVNPKPLTMEMRFLDPVVAKNLPTRSTDLTAAGKWHGWIRNVRVRFRRKSDHVYAYNLHEVGEDNGLLSYGGKKFVATYIGRCLDGFKVFNHEKINGFPPVVAICDCARMGMNKAYSAMNQVGAFVEQKFRQLFGRRGLRLGGAPSGGTVSGGRAAGDMGGCDAAGGCQSCHLD
- a CDS encoding HAD family hydrolase, with protein sequence MNKAKIRAVIFDMDGVLVDSEVDFIKRLRRVLQKQRIVPPEQMLVEMVGAGEKLLNDILQRYLPQITWSKLVKAFLADCVTFPLDYPGLLFADVKPFLAFLRSNGYRVGLASASELPTVRKVLEDCELVTFFDTIYSGTDVVNSKPHPEIYLKAAAAMQVEPAECLIVEDSEYGIRAAVAAGAGVVAARRDCHFNLDQSAADIIFDDMRELEAVLAKDKQGD